One Glutamicibacter halophytocola DNA segment encodes these proteins:
- a CDS encoding FAD-dependent oxidoreductase has translation MSNDVEFLIIGGGAMGSATALSLAQRGHEVLLLERFEPGHLNGASHGTTRNFNPAYGRPEYLRLLQRSNTLWDEISAQAGTRLLHRTGLVNHGIVAEQRQMHEVLAGAGFASELLGIDEAEARFGGLKFETEVLHIPSGGQINADATLVALQELAAQAGADIRHSHRVTGIEVLDEGQAAVQVSSAAGEETLHARQVVLTAGAWTQQLLGTGSLPAIHVTEEHPVHFALRGEPGNFPGFNHILDGSRDIGSPVFGPVYGMHTPGQGIKAGWHGSGRVVDPEHRPHQVLAEQTRALQRYAEKWLPGVDPDDFEPVSCTYANTEDEHFILDKLGPITIGAGFSGHGFKFVPAIGEYLADLALGTRGAEALFAASGPARAPLFLERRRTLGLA, from the coding sequence GTGAGCAACGACGTAGAATTCCTGATCATTGGCGGCGGAGCGATGGGCAGCGCGACCGCCCTGTCCCTGGCGCAACGCGGGCACGAGGTGCTGCTGCTGGAGCGCTTTGAGCCCGGGCACCTGAACGGCGCTTCGCATGGAACCACCCGGAATTTCAATCCCGCCTACGGTCGGCCTGAGTACCTGCGCCTGCTGCAGCGGTCGAACACCCTGTGGGATGAGATCTCCGCGCAGGCCGGCACCCGGCTGCTGCACCGCACCGGGCTGGTGAACCACGGCATCGTGGCCGAACAGCGCCAGATGCACGAAGTTCTGGCTGGAGCCGGATTTGCCAGCGAACTGCTGGGCATCGACGAGGCCGAGGCGCGCTTTGGCGGGCTGAAATTTGAAACCGAGGTCCTGCACATCCCCTCCGGCGGGCAGATCAACGCCGATGCAACGCTGGTCGCCTTGCAGGAATTGGCGGCCCAGGCCGGCGCGGACATCAGGCATTCGCACCGGGTCACCGGCATCGAGGTCCTCGACGAGGGGCAGGCGGCGGTGCAGGTCTCCAGCGCCGCGGGCGAAGAGACCCTGCACGCCCGCCAAGTGGTTCTCACCGCCGGGGCCTGGACCCAGCAGCTGCTGGGCACCGGTTCGCTTCCGGCGATCCACGTCACCGAAGAGCATCCGGTGCACTTTGCGCTGCGCGGGGAGCCGGGCAATTTCCCGGGCTTCAACCACATCCTCGATGGCAGCAGGGATATCGGGTCCCCGGTGTTCGGCCCGGTCTACGGCATGCATACCCCCGGGCAGGGCATCAAGGCCGGCTGGCACGGTTCGGGGCGCGTGGTGGATCCCGAGCACCGCCCGCACCAGGTGCTCGCGGAGCAGACCCGCGCCCTGCAGCGCTATGCCGAGAAGTGGCTGCCGGGCGTGGACCCGGACGACTTCGAGCCGGTTTCCTGCACCTACGCCAATACCGAAGACGAGCACTTCATCCTGGACAAGCTCGGCCCCATCACCATCGGCGCGGGGTTCAGCGGCCACGGCTTCAAATTCGTTCCGGCCATTGGCGAATACCTTGCCGATCTGGCCCTGGGAACCCGGGGCGCCGAGGCATTATTTGCGGCCTCCGGGCCCGCGCGTGCGCCATTGTTCCTGGAACGCCGGCGCACGCTGGGCCTGGCCTAG
- a CDS encoding sulfite exporter TauE/SafE family protein: MEQSVQLAAVISLAAAVFVGASTQRISGMGFALVASPFLVIVLGPHAGITLVNLLGACSSLLIFLQVFRQVEYKKVALLLVPAMLMTIPGAWVAARVDGPWLSIGIAVMVILALVSSFLIRNLPAAQGKPMAIGAGAISGFMSVTAGVSGPAIAGYAVASRWPQAKFAISVQLYFLVLSSTSLLAKGGLPHLHWTQWVACFGAMLVGILLGNYLAPKIPAKYSRAFVVLIAFGGAISLMAEGIIALLGH; the protein is encoded by the coding sequence GTGGAGCAGAGCGTGCAACTGGCGGCAGTGATCTCGCTGGCGGCAGCGGTATTCGTCGGAGCTTCCACCCAGCGCATCTCCGGGATGGGCTTCGCGCTGGTGGCCTCGCCCTTTCTGGTCATCGTGCTCGGTCCGCACGCGGGAATTACGCTGGTCAACCTGCTGGGCGCCTGCAGCAGCCTGCTGATTTTCCTCCAGGTCTTCCGCCAGGTGGAGTACAAGAAAGTGGCGCTGCTCCTGGTTCCGGCGATGCTCATGACCATTCCCGGCGCGTGGGTCGCCGCCCGCGTGGACGGCCCGTGGCTGTCCATCGGCATCGCGGTCATGGTGATCCTCGCGCTGGTCTCCAGCTTCCTGATCCGCAACCTTCCGGCAGCCCAGGGCAAACCCATGGCCATTGGGGCCGGCGCCATTTCCGGTTTCATGTCGGTGACCGCAGGGGTCTCCGGCCCGGCCATCGCCGGATACGCCGTGGCCAGCCGGTGGCCGCAGGCGAAGTTCGCGATCTCCGTTCAGCTGTATTTCCTGGTGCTCTCCAGCACCTCCCTGCTGGCCAAGGGCGGGTTGCCGCACCTTCATTGGACCCAGTGGGTGGCCTGTTTCGGCGCCATGCTCGTAGGAATCCTGCTGGGGAACTATCTGGCACCAAAAATCCCGGCCAAATACAGCCGGGCCTTCGTGGTGCTGATCGCCTTTGGCGGAGCCATCAGCCTGATGGCCGAAGGCATCATCGCGCTCTTAGGCCACTGA